One stretch of Harmonia axyridis chromosome 1, icHarAxyr1.1, whole genome shotgun sequence DNA includes these proteins:
- the LOC123671044 gene encoding protein transport protein Sec16A isoform X4, producing the protein MSWLRKRGQSTTPSPGYTGPPSEPVPMYNPNQVFSTENVTPFYPYTENREIVRNSSPSLAQVQQMQYIPTQTYAPQATTPLIPQEDITNPFKRASAQMQNTNNTMPSNQFVQNANPTNDYSSRQHAFSQHFSQSVNLETPPENSEQPDYMSNSAAEKPFAMQPTLPPAPKAPMQQPWVGNSETIMTERNQYLETGHLSGIAEAPPPQVRMDYMTDYLMDEILDRPRLEVVGRRALDQMERNVENCNDEPPPGLSRMVLGQNEQNENGSEDASNPGFDGNGANSSFEPINFPYGLRRMVPGESSSPENSTRQSTFQSQDINVPDSDPEFGGVPQLRSATIGADTPPTTSAPLNQVTLPSVGASDRSETIGAADEGEMPRGSSISPTNGGKKTSRKAKEQTNDYVEVGQHTESEIGSLVASVRNLTVGENSSDETNEVSVKAEPRKKVSRPESSESETEKRAKTPPRDRKDRRYKGERRDDRRERDNYSPESRARRYERRKYRDRNHDDSGDYYSDGERDKTKQDRDYDKKYYSLRKDKERDRRRKESPREYERDGRRKRDEYYHRYEDSYDNEERSSRPSSRSDSMHDSMYRGSRRSEKDSRDRRRDRPAARDRERDKHRRPRDPYNPYNMPGYGGYDPYNPYYQQYQYQYYENLRRTNPQAYAEIYRKYYEQHAARHPPGYAPEDRSSVHSGRSSVNGDMAKDRFTRQSYYSHASSVPYMADYYARDSQTNSISGHYDLDESSYSRQKDTTDSFILEDSSVKAGRTTPAKFPTAHTKVSIACGRVVKVLPNYPQDGQPALVELAGLGTYLQNDDEYKELSQYPGPLVKGVTHKKTVIEYCENKIKNVGSNSDVCGDPDSYVLMWEFLILLLRQNGKVVGTDIAELLLKNRTENLPVRPASVLSNISSTTGDVQAVSETSLPQVSEGVNFGSMSLLKEEEVTNKFREYLLYGSEQEALEWAMKHGLWGHALFLASKLGKRTHSNVMIRFANGLTMNDPLQTLYQLLSGRIPSAVSGVAEEKWGDWKPHLAMMLSNSSLQPELNRKAITAMGDTLMARGSLCAAQFCYLMAETGFGRYGADNVKMVLLGSNHNKPFPQFATNEAVHMTEIYEYACSLNDQDFMLPELQVYKYLLATRLASFGLLQKSLAFLERIALYITNNPSNVQSSLVNNVCNLADRLKYYDLVSVDDEEESAEHMADNRLDNTWLKTLKTLQDNINSGLMTYNANDMTLTDTIQSGTYGSTLDPARQNAWDQPQLYPQQYQGEVGQSPWQSDQQAQLDPSMDGYGQVDHQQLEGFTSYQDQQSYWSNQQQQQWDAGTNQQSNESLSRDQSNYYGSANTQSEEEVRPQISMPGQSKGRSIFDEDEPLPHEKAQNDKRQQQAKAEPAKPKESSGWFGGIFSKLAPKPKNQMKLPDDKNPTIVWDEDKKRWVNVDEDNNNPSTNELKPPPKMSDIMTPSPKPQIPQANHNTTNNNSNNNAMPQGYTNPMSYSQNNNSMNVPQQPLPANNNNQQPQMVGAPNQDGLSQQSNIFKLQKSRNLKKSYIDVFNPGGVATKPAVPAPQMPGFPVANNNAPQMNFFIPQPVTDPNAPTNFLTQGNPVIQPQYDESAQGRR; encoded by the exons ATGTCGTGGTTAAGGAAAAGGGGACAAAGCACTACCCCAAGCCCTGGTTACACGGGGCCGCCATCAGAACCAGTCCCTATGTACAATCCAAATCAAGTG TTTTCCACAGAAAATGTCACACCTTTTTATCCGTACACTGAAAATAGAGAAATAGTCAGGAACAGTAGTCCCAGTTTGGCCCAGGTACAACAAATGCAATACATTCCAACTCAAACATATGCGCCTCAAGCAACTACTCCTTTGATACCTCAAGAAGATATAACGAACCCGTTTAAGAGAGCATCTGCACAGATGCAAAATACTAACAACACCATGCCATCAAATCAGTTCGTGCAGAATGCTAACCCTACAAATGATTACTCTTCTCGTCAGCATGCTTTCTCACAGCATTTTAGTCAGTCGGTCAATTTAGAAACACCGCCTGAAAACTCGGAACAACCGGATTACATGTCtaattcggctgctgaaaaaCCTTTTGCAATG CAGCCGACTCTACCTCCGGCGCCCAAGGCCCCCATGCAGCAGCCCTGGGTTGGCAACAGCGAAACTATCATGACCGAGAGGAATCAATACTTGGAGACCGGTCACCTGAGCGGCATAGCCGAAGCTCCGCCTCCACAGGTGCGGATGGACTACATGACCGACTACCTAATGGACGAGATACTCGACAGGCCACGCCTAGAGGTGGTGGGGAGGCGTGCCTTGGACCAGATGGAACGGAACGTGGAGAATTGCAACGACGAGCCTCCGCCGGGTCTCAGCCGGATGGTTTTGGGACAGAACGAGCAAAACGAGAACGGTTCGGAGGACGCTTCGAACCCTGGCTTCGACGGGAACGGCGCTAA CAGCTCCTTCGAGCCGATCAACTTCCCGTACGGTCTTCGCAGGATGGTGCCGGGCGAATCTAGCTCTCCGGAGAACTCGACCAGGCAGTCGACTTTCCAATCCCAAGATATCAATGTCCCAGACTCCGATCCCGAGTTCGGCGGAGTGCCTCAGCTTAGATCGGCTACCATCGGCGCAGACACGCCCCCCACAACCTCTGCGCCACTGAACCAAGTAACTCTCCCCAGTGTTGGCGCCTCTGATCGGTCCGAAACCATCGGTGCGGCCGACGAAGGGGAAATGCCCAGAG GATCAAGTATTTCACCTACTAACGGTGGGAAAAAAACAAGCAGGAAGGCTAAGGAACAAACAAACGATTATGTGGAAGTAGGACAACATACTGAGTCGGAAATCGGTTCTCTTGTAGCCAGTGTGCGTAACCTCACTGTAGGAGAGAATTCGTCAGACGAAACGAACGAAGTCAGTGTCAAAGCCGAGCCTAGAAAGAAGGTCAGTCGACCGGAATCTTCAGAAAGTGAGACTGAGAAAAGGGCCAAGACTCCGCCTAGAGATAGGAAGGACAGGAGGTACAAGGGGGAGAGGAGAGATGATAGGAGAGAAAGG GATAATTATTCGCCTGAGTCTAGAGCAAGACGTTATGAAAGAAGGAAGTACAGAGATAGAAATCATGACGATAGTGGAGATTATTACAGCGATGGCGAACGTGATAAAACAAAACAAGATAGGGATTacgataaaaaatattatagctTGAGGAAGGACAAGGAGAGAGATAGGAGACGGAAAGAAAGCCCTAGGGAGTATGAACGAGATGGCAg GAGAAAAAGAGATGAATATTATCATAGATACGAGGATTCTTATGATAACGAAGAAAGGTCTAGCCGGCCTTCCAGTAGATCTGATTCTATGCACGACTCCATGTACAGGGGCAGTAGGAGGTCCGAAAAGGACTCCAGAGATCGAAGGAGAGATAGGCCAGCTGCTAGAGATAGAGAGAGGGATAAGCACAGGAGACCCAGGGATCCCTATAATCCCTACAACATGCCT ggttaCGGTGGCTACGACCCCTACAACCCATACTACCAACAGTACCAATACCAGTACTACGAAAATCTGCGCAGGACCAATCCGCAGGCTTACGCTGAGATATACAGGAAATATTACGAGCAACACGCTGCCAGGCATCCCCCTGGTTACGCCCCAGAAGACAGGTCTTCGGTACATTCTGGTAGGAGTTCTGTTAACGGTGATATGGCCAAAGACAG GTTTACCAGGCAGAGCTATTATAGTCATGCGTCAAGTGTGCCATACATGGCAGATTACTACGCCAGAGATTCCCAAACAAATAGTATATCAGGTCATTACGACCTGGATGAATCTAG CTACTCTAGACAGAAGGACACCACCGACTCCTTCATTCTGGAGGACTCTTCGGTGAAGGCCGGAAGGACCACGCCCGCCAAGTTCCCCACGGCCCACACCAAGGTGTCCATTGCTTGCGGCCGGGTGGTCAAGGTACTTCCCAACTACCCGCAGGATGGCCAACCGGCTCTGGTGGAGTTGGCCGGCCTGGGGACGTATCTGCAGAACGACGACGAGTACAAGGAGCTGTCGCAGTACCCGGGGCCTCTGGTCAAGGGGGTGACGCACAAGAAGACTGTCATTGAATACTGCGAGAACAAGATCAAGAACGTGGGCTCCAACTCGGACGTGTGCGGAGATCCTGATTCCTACGTGTTGATGTGGGAGTTTTTGATATTGCTGTTGAGGCAGAATGGG AAAGTAGTCGGTACTGACATAGCGGAACTACTACTGAAGAACAGGACTGAAAATCTGCCTGTACGACCAGCTTCCGTACTATCCAATATCAGCAGTACTACCGGAGATGTACAAGCAGTGTCCGAGACTAGCCTGCCTCAAGTATCGGAAGGCGTCAACTTTGGCTCGATGTCATTGCTTAAGGAGGAAGAAGTCACGAATAAATTCAGGGAGTACTTGCTCTATGGTTCGGAGCAAGAGGCTTTAG AATGGGCGATGAAGCACGGTCTATGGGGACACGCCCTCTTCCTGGCCAGTAAACTGGGCAAGAGGACCCATTCAAACGTGATGATCAGATTTGCTAATGGGTTGACGATGAACGATCCTCTTCAAACACTCTATCAGCTGTTGTCTGGAAGGATCCCGTCTGCTGTTAGC GGCGTGGCCGAGGAGAAATGGGGCGATTGGAAGCCACACCTGGCGATGATGCTGTCCAACTCATCTCTCCAGCCCGAGCTTAACCGCAAGGCGATCACGGCCATGGGCGACACCCTGATGGCCAGGGGCAGCCTGTGCGCCGCCCAGTTCTGCTACCTGATGGCAGAGACCGGCTTCGGTCGCTACGGCGCCGACAACGTCAAGATGGTGCTTCTCGGCTCGAACCACAACAAGCCCTTCCCCCAGTTCGCCACCAACGAGGCGGTGCACATGACGGAGATTTACGAGTATGCGTGCAGCCTCAACGATCAGGACTTCATGCTGCCTGAGCTACAG GTTTACAAATACCTTCTGGCGACGAGGTTGGCCAGTTTTGGACTTCTGCAGAAGTCCCTAGCCTTCCTGGAGAGGATAGCCCTGTACATAACGAATAATCCCTCTAACGTGCAATCTAGTCTAGTGAACAACGTGTGCAATTTGGCGGACAGGCTGAAGTATTACGATCTTGTCAGCGTTGATGATGAAGAGGAGAGCGCAGAGCATATGGCCGATAACAGGTTGGACAATACCTGGTTGAAGACGCTGAAGACGTTACAGGACAACATCAAT TCGGGACTGATGACGTACAACGCAAACGACATGACGTTGACAGATACGATTCAGTCTGGTACATACGGCAGCACTCTAGATCCTGCCCGTCAGAATGCCTGGGATCAGCCGCAGTTATATCCACAGCAGTATCAGGGTGAGGTTGGCCAGTCACCATGGCAATCTGACCAGCAGGCTCAGCTTGATCCCTCTATGGATGGTTACGGGCAAGTTGATCACCAGCAACTAGAAG GTTTCACTTCCTACCAAGACCAACAGTCTTACTGGTCTAACCAGCAACAGCAACAATGGGATGCAGGTACCAACCAGCAGAGTAACGAGAGTTTGAGCCGAGATCAGTCGAACTATTACGGCTCTGCGAATACTCAGAGTGAG GAGGAGGTCAGGCCTCAGATTTCCATGCCGGGCCAATCCAAGGGCAGGTCGATATTCGACGAGGACGAGCCTCTGCCGCACGAGAAGGCCCAGAACGACAAGCGACAGCAGCAGGCCAAGGCGGAGCCGGCCAAGCCGAAGGAGAGCTCCGGTTGGTTCGGAGGCATCTTCAGCAAGCTGGCGCCGAAACCCAAGAACCAGATGAAGCTGCCGGACGACAAGAATCCGACG ATCGTGTGGGACGAAGACAAGAAGAGATGGGTCAACGTCGACGAAGACAACAATAATCCGTCAACGAACGAACTCAAGCCACCACCGAAGATGTCCGATATCATGACTCCATCGCCCAAACCTCAAATACCTCAAGCGAACCACAACACCACCAACAATAACAGCAACAACAACGCGATGCCTCAAGGTTACACCAATCCCATGTCCTACAGTCAAAACAACAACAGCATGAACGTCCCCCAACAGCCTCTACCGGCCAACAACAATAACCAGCAGCCGCAGATGGTGGGAGCTCCCAATCAAGATGGCCTATCTCAACAGTCCAACATCTTCAAGCTGCAGAAGAGTAGAA atttgaaAAAGTCCTACATCGACGTCTTCAACCCAGGCGGCGTTGCAACGAAGCCGGCAGTTCCAGCGCCCCAAATGCCAGGGTTTCCAGTGGCCAACAACAACGCACCTCAGATGAATTTCTTCATTCCACAACCGGTGACCGACCCGAACGCACCAACGAACTTTCTGACTCAAGGCAACCCGGTCATCCAGCCACAGTACGATGAATCTGCGCAG GGACGTCGCTGA
- the LOC123671044 gene encoding protein transport protein Sec16B isoform X2, giving the protein MSWLRKRGQSTTPSPGYTGPPSEPVPMYNPNQVFSTENVTPFYPYTENREIVRNSSPSLAQVQQMQYIPTQTYAPQATTPLIPQEDITNPFKRASAQMQNTNNTMPSNQFVQNANPTNDYSSRQHAFSQHFSQSVNLETPPENSEQPDYMSNSAAEKPFAMQPTLPPAPKAPMQQPWVGNSETIMTERNQYLETGHLSGIAEAPPPQVRMDYMTDYLMDEILDRPRLEVVGRRALDQMERNVENCNDEPPPGLSRMVLGQNEQNENGSEDASNPGFDGNGANSSFEPINFPYGLRRMVPGESSSPENSTRQSTFQSQDINVPDSDPEFGGVPQLRSATIGADTPPTTSAPLNQVTLPSVGASDRSETIGAADEGEMPRGSSISPTNGGKKTSRKAKEQTNDYVEVGQHTESEIGSLVASVRNLTVGENSSDETNEVSVKAEPRKKVSRPESSESETEKRAKTPPRDRKDRRYKGERRDDRRERDNYSPESRARRYERRKYRDRNHDDSGDYYSDGERDKTKQDRDYDKKYYSLRKDKERDRRRKESPREYERDGRRKRDEYYHRYEDSYDNEERSSRPSSRSDSMHDSMYRGSRRSEKDSRDRRRDRPAARDRERDKHRRPRDPYNPYNMPGYGGYDPYNPYYQQYQYQYYENLRRTNPQAYAEIYRKYYEQHAARHPPGYAPEDRSSVHSGRSSVNGDMAKDRFTRQSYYSHASSVPYMADYYARDSQTNSISGHYDLDESSYSRQKDTTDSFILEDSSVKAGRTTPAKFPTAHTKVSIACGRVVKVLPNYPQDGQPALVELAGLGTYLQNDDEYKELSQYPGPLVKGVTHKKTVIEYCENKIKNVGSNSDVCGDPDSYVLMWEFLILLLRQNGKVVGTDIAELLLKNRTENLPVRPASVLSNISSTTGDVQAVSETSLPQVSEGVNFGSMSLLKEEEVTNKFREYLLYGSEQEALEWAMKHGLWGHALFLASKLGKRTHSNVMIRFANGLTMNDPLQTLYQLLSGRIPSAVSGVAEEKWGDWKPHLAMMLSNSSLQPELNRKAITAMGDTLMARGSLCAAQFCYLMAETGFGRYGADNVKMVLLGSNHNKPFPQFATNEAVHMTEIYEYACSLNDQDFMLPELQVYKYLLATRLASFGLLQKSLAFLERIALYITNNPSNVQSSLVNNVCNLADRLKYYDLVSVDDEEESAEHMADNRLDNTWLKTLKTLQDNINSGLMTYNANDMTLTDTIQSGTYGSTLDPARQNAWDQPQLYPQQYQGEVGQSPWQSDQQAQLDPSMDGYGQVDHQQLEGFTSYQDQQSYWSNQQQQQWDAGTNQQSNESLSRDQSNYYGSANTQSESGKAQNNSTEEEVRPQISMPGQSKGRSIFDEDEPLPHEKAQNDKRQQQAKAEPAKPKESSGWFGGIFSKLAPKPKNQMKLPDDKNPTIVWDEDKKRWVNVDEDNNNPSTNELKPPPKMSDIMTPSPKPQIPQANHNTTNNNSNNNAMPQGYTNPMSYSQNNNSMNVPQQPLPANNNNQQPQMVGAPNQDGLSQQSNIFKLQKSRNLKKSYIDVFNPGGVATKPAVPAPQMPGFPVANNNAPQMNFFIPQPVTDPNAPTNFLTQGNPVIQPQYDESAQKSKSKKS; this is encoded by the exons ATGTCGTGGTTAAGGAAAAGGGGACAAAGCACTACCCCAAGCCCTGGTTACACGGGGCCGCCATCAGAACCAGTCCCTATGTACAATCCAAATCAAGTG TTTTCCACAGAAAATGTCACACCTTTTTATCCGTACACTGAAAATAGAGAAATAGTCAGGAACAGTAGTCCCAGTTTGGCCCAGGTACAACAAATGCAATACATTCCAACTCAAACATATGCGCCTCAAGCAACTACTCCTTTGATACCTCAAGAAGATATAACGAACCCGTTTAAGAGAGCATCTGCACAGATGCAAAATACTAACAACACCATGCCATCAAATCAGTTCGTGCAGAATGCTAACCCTACAAATGATTACTCTTCTCGTCAGCATGCTTTCTCACAGCATTTTAGTCAGTCGGTCAATTTAGAAACACCGCCTGAAAACTCGGAACAACCGGATTACATGTCtaattcggctgctgaaaaaCCTTTTGCAATG CAGCCGACTCTACCTCCGGCGCCCAAGGCCCCCATGCAGCAGCCCTGGGTTGGCAACAGCGAAACTATCATGACCGAGAGGAATCAATACTTGGAGACCGGTCACCTGAGCGGCATAGCCGAAGCTCCGCCTCCACAGGTGCGGATGGACTACATGACCGACTACCTAATGGACGAGATACTCGACAGGCCACGCCTAGAGGTGGTGGGGAGGCGTGCCTTGGACCAGATGGAACGGAACGTGGAGAATTGCAACGACGAGCCTCCGCCGGGTCTCAGCCGGATGGTTTTGGGACAGAACGAGCAAAACGAGAACGGTTCGGAGGACGCTTCGAACCCTGGCTTCGACGGGAACGGCGCTAA CAGCTCCTTCGAGCCGATCAACTTCCCGTACGGTCTTCGCAGGATGGTGCCGGGCGAATCTAGCTCTCCGGAGAACTCGACCAGGCAGTCGACTTTCCAATCCCAAGATATCAATGTCCCAGACTCCGATCCCGAGTTCGGCGGAGTGCCTCAGCTTAGATCGGCTACCATCGGCGCAGACACGCCCCCCACAACCTCTGCGCCACTGAACCAAGTAACTCTCCCCAGTGTTGGCGCCTCTGATCGGTCCGAAACCATCGGTGCGGCCGACGAAGGGGAAATGCCCAGAG GATCAAGTATTTCACCTACTAACGGTGGGAAAAAAACAAGCAGGAAGGCTAAGGAACAAACAAACGATTATGTGGAAGTAGGACAACATACTGAGTCGGAAATCGGTTCTCTTGTAGCCAGTGTGCGTAACCTCACTGTAGGAGAGAATTCGTCAGACGAAACGAACGAAGTCAGTGTCAAAGCCGAGCCTAGAAAGAAGGTCAGTCGACCGGAATCTTCAGAAAGTGAGACTGAGAAAAGGGCCAAGACTCCGCCTAGAGATAGGAAGGACAGGAGGTACAAGGGGGAGAGGAGAGATGATAGGAGAGAAAGG GATAATTATTCGCCTGAGTCTAGAGCAAGACGTTATGAAAGAAGGAAGTACAGAGATAGAAATCATGACGATAGTGGAGATTATTACAGCGATGGCGAACGTGATAAAACAAAACAAGATAGGGATTacgataaaaaatattatagctTGAGGAAGGACAAGGAGAGAGATAGGAGACGGAAAGAAAGCCCTAGGGAGTATGAACGAGATGGCAg GAGAAAAAGAGATGAATATTATCATAGATACGAGGATTCTTATGATAACGAAGAAAGGTCTAGCCGGCCTTCCAGTAGATCTGATTCTATGCACGACTCCATGTACAGGGGCAGTAGGAGGTCCGAAAAGGACTCCAGAGATCGAAGGAGAGATAGGCCAGCTGCTAGAGATAGAGAGAGGGATAAGCACAGGAGACCCAGGGATCCCTATAATCCCTACAACATGCCT ggttaCGGTGGCTACGACCCCTACAACCCATACTACCAACAGTACCAATACCAGTACTACGAAAATCTGCGCAGGACCAATCCGCAGGCTTACGCTGAGATATACAGGAAATATTACGAGCAACACGCTGCCAGGCATCCCCCTGGTTACGCCCCAGAAGACAGGTCTTCGGTACATTCTGGTAGGAGTTCTGTTAACGGTGATATGGCCAAAGACAG GTTTACCAGGCAGAGCTATTATAGTCATGCGTCAAGTGTGCCATACATGGCAGATTACTACGCCAGAGATTCCCAAACAAATAGTATATCAGGTCATTACGACCTGGATGAATCTAG CTACTCTAGACAGAAGGACACCACCGACTCCTTCATTCTGGAGGACTCTTCGGTGAAGGCCGGAAGGACCACGCCCGCCAAGTTCCCCACGGCCCACACCAAGGTGTCCATTGCTTGCGGCCGGGTGGTCAAGGTACTTCCCAACTACCCGCAGGATGGCCAACCGGCTCTGGTGGAGTTGGCCGGCCTGGGGACGTATCTGCAGAACGACGACGAGTACAAGGAGCTGTCGCAGTACCCGGGGCCTCTGGTCAAGGGGGTGACGCACAAGAAGACTGTCATTGAATACTGCGAGAACAAGATCAAGAACGTGGGCTCCAACTCGGACGTGTGCGGAGATCCTGATTCCTACGTGTTGATGTGGGAGTTTTTGATATTGCTGTTGAGGCAGAATGGG AAAGTAGTCGGTACTGACATAGCGGAACTACTACTGAAGAACAGGACTGAAAATCTGCCTGTACGACCAGCTTCCGTACTATCCAATATCAGCAGTACTACCGGAGATGTACAAGCAGTGTCCGAGACTAGCCTGCCTCAAGTATCGGAAGGCGTCAACTTTGGCTCGATGTCATTGCTTAAGGAGGAAGAAGTCACGAATAAATTCAGGGAGTACTTGCTCTATGGTTCGGAGCAAGAGGCTTTAG AATGGGCGATGAAGCACGGTCTATGGGGACACGCCCTCTTCCTGGCCAGTAAACTGGGCAAGAGGACCCATTCAAACGTGATGATCAGATTTGCTAATGGGTTGACGATGAACGATCCTCTTCAAACACTCTATCAGCTGTTGTCTGGAAGGATCCCGTCTGCTGTTAGC GGCGTGGCCGAGGAGAAATGGGGCGATTGGAAGCCACACCTGGCGATGATGCTGTCCAACTCATCTCTCCAGCCCGAGCTTAACCGCAAGGCGATCACGGCCATGGGCGACACCCTGATGGCCAGGGGCAGCCTGTGCGCCGCCCAGTTCTGCTACCTGATGGCAGAGACCGGCTTCGGTCGCTACGGCGCCGACAACGTCAAGATGGTGCTTCTCGGCTCGAACCACAACAAGCCCTTCCCCCAGTTCGCCACCAACGAGGCGGTGCACATGACGGAGATTTACGAGTATGCGTGCAGCCTCAACGATCAGGACTTCATGCTGCCTGAGCTACAG GTTTACAAATACCTTCTGGCGACGAGGTTGGCCAGTTTTGGACTTCTGCAGAAGTCCCTAGCCTTCCTGGAGAGGATAGCCCTGTACATAACGAATAATCCCTCTAACGTGCAATCTAGTCTAGTGAACAACGTGTGCAATTTGGCGGACAGGCTGAAGTATTACGATCTTGTCAGCGTTGATGATGAAGAGGAGAGCGCAGAGCATATGGCCGATAACAGGTTGGACAATACCTGGTTGAAGACGCTGAAGACGTTACAGGACAACATCAAT TCGGGACTGATGACGTACAACGCAAACGACATGACGTTGACAGATACGATTCAGTCTGGTACATACGGCAGCACTCTAGATCCTGCCCGTCAGAATGCCTGGGATCAGCCGCAGTTATATCCACAGCAGTATCAGGGTGAGGTTGGCCAGTCACCATGGCAATCTGACCAGCAGGCTCAGCTTGATCCCTCTATGGATGGTTACGGGCAAGTTGATCACCAGCAACTAGAAG GTTTCACTTCCTACCAAGACCAACAGTCTTACTGGTCTAACCAGCAACAGCAACAATGGGATGCAGGTACCAACCAGCAGAGTAACGAGAGTTTGAGCCGAGATCAGTCGAACTATTACGGCTCTGCGAATACTCAGAGTGAG TCCGGAAAGGCGCAAAATAACTCGACAGAA GAGGAGGTCAGGCCTCAGATTTCCATGCCGGGCCAATCCAAGGGCAGGTCGATATTCGACGAGGACGAGCCTCTGCCGCACGAGAAGGCCCAGAACGACAAGCGACAGCAGCAGGCCAAGGCGGAGCCGGCCAAGCCGAAGGAGAGCTCCGGTTGGTTCGGAGGCATCTTCAGCAAGCTGGCGCCGAAACCCAAGAACCAGATGAAGCTGCCGGACGACAAGAATCCGACG ATCGTGTGGGACGAAGACAAGAAGAGATGGGTCAACGTCGACGAAGACAACAATAATCCGTCAACGAACGAACTCAAGCCACCACCGAAGATGTCCGATATCATGACTCCATCGCCCAAACCTCAAATACCTCAAGCGAACCACAACACCACCAACAATAACAGCAACAACAACGCGATGCCTCAAGGTTACACCAATCCCATGTCCTACAGTCAAAACAACAACAGCATGAACGTCCCCCAACAGCCTCTACCGGCCAACAACAATAACCAGCAGCCGCAGATGGTGGGAGCTCCCAATCAAGATGGCCTATCTCAACAGTCCAACATCTTCAAGCTGCAGAAGAGTAGAA atttgaaAAAGTCCTACATCGACGTCTTCAACCCAGGCGGCGTTGCAACGAAGCCGGCAGTTCCAGCGCCCCAAATGCCAGGGTTTCCAGTGGCCAACAACAACGCACCTCAGATGAATTTCTTCATTCCACAACCGGTGACCGACCCGAACGCACCAACGAACTTTCTGACTCAAGGCAACCCGGTCATCCAGCCACAGTACGATGAATCTGCGCAG AAATCGAAGTCGAAGAAGTCTTAA